CCAGGGTTTGATGGTGCGATCCGTTCGTTGGAAGAGAAGGAAGCCCGCGAGAAGATCACAGCCTGGAAGGAGGACTATAACCAATACGGACCCCACTCATCCCTCGGCAATCTCACGCCGCAGGAATTTGCAACGAAATCGAGACTGGAAACCAAGGCCGCATAAGGTCAGGAATCAAACGACGGATTCTCCTAAACGCTGGAGGGAAGTTGGGTCTTAGGTCATGATCTTTACCGACAAATGCTTATTAGAGCGTTCACTTTCTCCATGGCGGACCTTTTATGAATCG
This genomic window from Ruegeria sp. SCSIO 43209 contains:
- a CDS encoding integrase core domain-containing protein, giving the protein MEEKEAREKITAWKEDYNQYGPHSSLGNLTPQEFATKSRLETKAA